From a single Brassica napus cultivar Da-Ae chromosome C9, Da-Ae, whole genome shotgun sequence genomic region:
- the LOC125592576 gene encoding uncharacterized protein LOC125592576, translating into MKEGQFISDYFSRVLTVTNNLKRNGEKLDEVRIMEKVLRSLDSKFEHIVTVIEETKDLETMMMEQLLGSLQAYEEKKKKKEDIVEQVLKMRIDQKEESGRNHPRRSGGHFRGGGRGVNRRGWRPYEESFNQRGENSSRGHGRGNPKLIVEEKSNYVEERSKEDVLLMAYKKDEPNEVHKWYLDSCASNHMCGNKSMFVELDESVKTNVALGDESKMEVKGKGNILIRLKNGDHQFISNVYCISSMKTNILSLGQLLEKCYDIRLKNNSLSLRDKANNLITNVLMSSNRMFVLNIQHDISRCLKMCYKEESWLWHLRFGHLNFGGLELLSKKEMVKGLPCINHPNQFKAHVEKKSGLKIKSMRYDRGGEFMSKEFLKYCEDNGIRRQLTVPITPQQNGVGERKNRTMLEMARSMLKSKKLPKELWAEAVACAVYISNRSPTKSVLGKTPQEA; encoded by the exons ATGAAGGAAGGACAATTCATCTCAGATTACTTCTCAAGAGTATTGACGGTTACTAATAACCTAAAGAGAAATGGTGAGAAGTTAGATGAGGTGAGAATCATGGAGAAAGTTCTTAGATCGTTGGATTCAAAATTCGAGCACATTGTTACTGTGATTGAAGAGACAAAAGACTTGGAGACTATGATGATGGAACAACTTCTTGGATCTCTACAAgcctatgaagaaaagaaaaagaagaaagaagatattgTTGAGCAAGTTCTCAAGATGAGAATTGATCAAAAGGAAGAAAGTGGCCGAAATCATCCGAGACGTAGTGGCGGTCATTTTCGAGGAGGAGGTCGTGGTGTAAATAGACGAGGTTGGAGACCATATGAAGAAAGCTTCAACCAAAGAGGAGAGAACTCATCAAGAGGTCATGGAAGGGGAAATCCAAAATTAAT AGTTGAAGAGAAGTCCAACTATGTTGAAGAAAGGAGTAAAGAAGATGTGCTATTGATGGCTTACAAGAAGGATGAACCAAATGAGGTTCACAAGTGGTACCTTGATAGTTGTGCAAGCAACCACATGTGTGGAAATAAAAGCATGTTCGTGGAGCTCGATGAATCGGTGAAAACCAATGTGGCTTTGGGAGATGAATCGAAGATGGAGGTAAAAGGTAAGGGAAATATTCTCATCCGCTTGAAGAACGGAGATCATCAGTTCATTTCCAATGTTTACTGCATTTCAAGCATGAAGACTAACATCTTGAGCCTAGGACAACTTTTAGAGAAATGTTATGACATTCGACTAAAGAATAATAGTCTTTCATTAAGAGATAAAGCAAATAATCTCATCACAAATGTGCTGATGTCAAGTAATAGAATGTTTGTCCTAAACATTCAACATGACATCTCAAGGTGTCTCAAGATGTGCTACAAGGAAGAATCTTGGCTTTGGCATCTTCGATTTGGGCATCTCAACTTTGGAGGGTTAGAGCTACTTTCcaagaaggagatggtgaaAGGATTACCGTGCATCAATCATCCAAATCAA tttaaagccCATGTTGAGAAGAAAAGTGGTCTTAAGATTAAGTCCATGAGATATGATCGAGGAGGAGAATTCATGTCTAAGGAGTTTCTGAAGTATTGTGAAGATAATGGCATCCGAAGACAATTGACGGTGCCGATAacccctcaacaaaatggagtaggAGAAAGGAAGAATAGGACAATGCTTGAGATGGCAAGAAGCATGCTCAAGAGTAAGAAGCTACCAAAGGAGTTGTGGGCAGAAGCAGTGGCGTGTGCGGTCTATATATCAAACCGATCGCCAACAAAAAGTGTTTTAGGAAAGACACCACAAGAAGCTTAA